DNA sequence from the Anaerolineales bacterium genome:
TTCCGCGATCCCGAATCATGGGTATCATCTCCCTGGAATCGTAGATCGTAAACGGTCCGATGCGCTGGCCGATTTTCAAGGGATCATTGTCGAAGGCGAGTTCGATACGAAAACCGCGATCCAGGAAACCTGCGTAGTGCGCGACGGCGCGTCCCAGATCGCCAACCCCCACCAGCGCAACTTCCCACGCGCGGTTCACTTTAAGGATGCGCTGTAATTGTTCCATCAGGAATTGAATATCGTAGCCGGTGCCCTGCTTACCGAATTCACCGAACTGCGAGAGGTCTTTTCGAATCTGCGCCGAGGAAATGCCCAAGCGATTCCCCAGTTCCTGTGAAGAGGTGATGCTTTTTCCCTCCGCTTCCATTTCTGTCAGCGCACGCAGATAGAGCGGCAACCGTGCAATCACGATGTCCGGCACTTCAGACGCGGACATACATCCCTCCTGGATCGAGTTGTTAGGCGCAGACTCTATCATAAGACAAGTTGTGTTGCAAATCACAATCCCATTTCGGTGCTCCGCGCAGTCAGCCGGGTTCCAGGGCGCAAGGTATAATCAAGCCAGGCATTGAAAGTAGGGAATGGAACGAAATGTTTTTTGACGAGGCGAAAATCTTTGTCTCCTCCGGGCGCGGTGGGGATGGAATCGTACATTTCCGACGGGAGAAATACGTGCCGCGAGGTGGGCCGGATGGCGGCGATGGCGGCAAGGGGGGCGATGTGATACTCGAAGTGGACGGCAAACTCAACACGCTGTCTCCATTTCGCCGGGCGAGTCATTTTAAGGCGGAAGACGGCCGCCGGGGCGGCGGATCGAATCAAACCGGACGGAATGGAGAGGACGTCGTGATCGCTGTACCGCCGGGAACCCTGGTGCGCAAGGAAACATCCGGCGATTTACTCGGCGACCTGCTGGAGCCGGGCGAGCGATTGACTGTAGCCCAGGGTGGCAGGGGCGGGCGGGGTAATGCCCGATATGCAACCTCGCGCAATCAGACGCCGCGCATGGCGGAGAAGGGAGCGCCGGGGGAAGAACGCTGGCTGCTGCTGGAGCTGCGCTTGATCGCGGACGTCGGCATCATCGGCGTGCCCAATGCCGGAAAATCGACCTTGCTTTCCGTAGTCACGAACGCAAAACCGAAAATTGCCGATTATCCATTTACGACGCTGCAACCGAATTTGGGAGTCGCTCGAATGGAGGGCATCGATCTCGTTCTGGCGGACATTCCCGGTTTGATCGAAGGGGCACACAGCGGAGCGGGTCTGGGATTCGACTTCCTGCGTCACATACAACGCACGAAGGTTTTGATCCACCTCATCGATGGCCTGTCCGCCGATCCGATCGCGGATTATTCGCAGATCAACGCCGAGCTGGCTTTGTTCGACAGAAATCTGTCTCAGAAGCCGCAAATCCTCGCAGTGAGCAAGATGGATCTCCCACAGGTGGAAGAACGCTGGCCGCAGCTCGAGGAGGCGTTCAGCGCAATGGGCTGTCATGACGTGCATCCCATCTCTTCGGTAAACAAGAGAGGGCTGAGGGAACTGCTGTTCGGCGCCCAACGAGCGGTGGAGAGTGTGGAAGCCCAGCCTGAAGGCGACGAGGAACTGCCCATCTACCGAGCCGAACCCGATTCGACGCAGTTCGAAATCACTCACTTGGGGAGCGGGGATTGGCGAGTGAGGGGCAGCGCCATCGAGCGAGCCGCTGCAATGACTTACTGGGAATACGACGAAGCCGTGCGCAGGTTTCAGCATCTGCTCGAGCGGCTGGGGATCGAAGCCGCCTTGCGCGAAGCGGGAGCATCGGAAGGCGACACGATTCACATCGGGGAGTATGAACTCGAATGGCGAGAATGATCGGGGTACTCGGCGGCACGTTCGATCCACCGCATCTTGGGCATCTGATCCTGGCCGAGTTCGGCCGGGCGGCTCTTGCGCTGGATGAGGTACTCTGGGTGCTTACCCCCGTTTCGCCTTTTAAACTCGACCGGCCGATTACACCTCTCGAGCATCGTTTGGCGATGGTCGCAGTGGTTGTGGCGGATCACACCTCGTTTTCGCTTTCGCGGGCGGACATCGATCGTTCGCCGCCGTACTACGCCATCGGAACAATGGAAACCCTGCGCCAGCGCTATCCGGATGCGAACCTGGTTTACCTCATGGGTTCCGATTCTTTGCGCGATCTCCCGAGGTGGCATCAGTCCCGACGATTCGTCGCAGCGTGTAACTCGTTGGGTGTGATGATGCGTCCGGGCGCAGGTTACGATGCGGCACAATTGGAAAAGGACATCCCCGGGATAACCGGGAAACTGCGTTTCTTCGATGCACCCTTCGTTGGCATCTCGGGCCACGACATCCGCCAGCGCGTGCGAGAGGGGAAGACGATCCGGTACGTGGTAATAGACCAGGTGCTGGCGTACATTAACGAACACATATTGTATGCGCCGGAATCGGAATAAAGCCCACAATCCCCAGCAATTCTCTCACTGAACACGAAGCGATTGGAATAACCTGGTGCTTGGGAGGATTATGGCTCTGGACCTACCGCAACCGGCCGATTCGGATCGGCGCACCATTCCGACCACGAGCCGGGGAGAAGGCGGGCGCCGGTCAGACCCAGGTGTTCCATCACGAGCAGGTTGAAGCAGCCGGTGACGCCCGATCCGCAGTAGACGACGAGGTCACCTGGTCGTTTGTCCCCAATCAATTTCGAAAAACCTTCGAACAGCATTTTTTCGGGGAGAAGCCAGTCGTTCTCATCGAGGTTTGAAGCCCAGAAGCGATTTAGCGCCCCGGGGATGTGACCGGCGATGGGGTCGAGGGGTTCTTCATCACCACGATACCGTTCCGGCGCGCGCGAGTCGAGCAGACGCTGCGCGTAGCCATCCAGGTCTGCCTGGAGCTCTTCTACGCTGATACGCATCTCGGGGCGAACGTCGGCCACGAATTGCGCGGCGTCGCGTTTTTCCGTGCCCTTCCTGGTCGGAAAATCGTCTCGTTCCCACGCAGGGAAACCGCCTTCTAAAATGGCGACGTTCTCGTGTCCCAGGTAGCGCAGCGACCACCAGAGACGAGCGGCGAATCCACCGCCTCGCGAATCGTACGCCACGACCTGGGTGCGGGAATCGATTCCCCACTGGCTGAAACGTGCAGCCATCTCTTCCGCTGACGGCAGTGGATGCCGTCCATTCGTGCCGCTGAGCGGCGCGGATAAATCTCGTTCGAGGTGTGCGTAGATCGCCCCGGGGATATGCGCCTCCTGGTGGGCGCGTTCCCCTGCTGACTTGTCATTTAGGTCGAAGCGGCAATCGACGATGGCCCAGGCCGGATCGTCGAGGTGAGTCAGAATATCATCCGGCCGGATGAAGGTCGAGTACTTCATTCACGCCTCCGAGGGTGTGATGTTCCTGGTGGGTAGTTTCGCGGTCGTGCGGTTTCGTCACTCTGTAGAATCTTCGTCCTCCCGGGGAACGGCTCGTTGGAGCTGTTCGAGGGAAATCGGCGTGTTGCGGCGGCAGCGTGGGCATTTGGCATCGTAATGCGTACCGCCCGATTTTTCGAGTTCTTCGAGCGCAAATTTTAATTCCTCTTGTTTAACGGCGAAGCTGAAATTGCATCGAAAGCAACGGATCTGCATTTTCTCCTCCTTGATCCATCCGATTTTACCCGCAAAATGGATCAAATGCCCGGTTTTTCTGCGGATGGTGGTCTCCATGCTGCGACGGCAATCCCCATCAATACCAAAACCGCACCGAGGATGCGCAGCGCAGGGGGAGTCTCTTCCAGGAATATGTAAGCCCAAATGGTGGACGCTACCGGCTCGCCGGATGAAAAAGCCGTCAATTTCGCTCCCGAAACGAATGCGGCGATCAACAGCCAGAAAGCAGAAGTGGAGTAGACCAGGAAGATGTATACGATCAAGTCCAGGTTCTCCTGAATCTTGCGTCCGATGAGCAGATAACCGGCGGCGCCCAGGGCGCCGAATATCGCCAGCATATCGCCGCGGACGGCCTCGGCTTCTATGAAAGTAGCGATAGACGGACACTGCAGTCCTGCCTTCCAGGTGCACGCGTCACTCGCGGCGATGATCATGCTGCCCAGAATCGATATCAGCAGACCTGCGGCGACCTTTCGCCCTACCGTTTCCTTTAAAAGAAGCGGAGAGAAGATGGCCACGAACAGCGGGGTGGTTTGAACCAGCGCGACGGAGCTGGCGACGGAGGTGAACTCCAGGGAGGAAATCCAGGTGGCAAAGTGTAGGGCGAGAAACGATCCGGCGGCGAAAGCCAGCAGCCAATTGCGCACCCCCACATGGAGGAGTTGACGCCGGTATCTGGCGAGGACGAAGGGCGTGAGAATCAGCGAGGCAAAACTCAAGCGCAGCGCCGCGATGGTCATGGAGGAAGCCTCGACCTGAGCGTAGCGTATGAATATCGAAGCCGTGGACGACGCCAGCACCCCGAGTAGTAATCCATGCATCGGAGTCATGAATCCAGGTTGGCGGGCTAAACCTGCGGATGCTCGTCCTTGCGAGATTTTCGACATAGGCTTCTTGACAAATGACCATCCAGCGGTCACAATTTTATATGCCGGGTAAGCGATTTCGATGGTACTGGATTTGAATTACCCGGTCAATCATAAACGGTATTTTATTGAGAGGGAGGTTTACCATGTCTTTTCAGTTGCCGGAGCTTGCTTATTCATACGAATCTCTAGAGCCACACATCGATGCACGAACGATGGAAATCCATCATTCGAAACACCACGCAGGATATGTCAAAAAATTGAATGCCGCCCTGGAGGGGCATGTGGACCTGCAGGACAAGTCGATCGAAGAACTGCTCGCAGACTTGAATGCCGTTCCCGAATCCATTCGCACTGCCGTACGCAACAACGGCGGCGGCCACGGCAACCACTCGCTATTCTGGCGCGTCATGTCGCCGAACGGCGGTGGTACACCGAGCGGCGCGCTGAAGTCTGCGATCGACGCCGGTTTCAGCGACTTCGAATCGTTCAAAGCTCTCTTTTCCAAGACGGCGGCCGCCCGATTCGGAAGCGGCTGGGCGTGGCTGGTGAAAAATGCGGATGGCGGTCTTGAGGTATTTTCGACGGCAAATCAGGACTCCCCGATTTCATCGGGACAGACTCCCATACTCGGCCTGGACGTTTGGGAGCACGCCTACTATTTGAAATATCAGAACCGGCGGACGGATTACATTTCCGCATGGTGGAACGTCGTGCATTGGGAAGAAGTCGCTAAATTGTTTGCAGCCTAAGGAATATAGCGATATAAATAGGGCATCGTATAATCTATTTCAAAATTGGAGGATCAAAACATGACCCATATCATCACCAGTTTATGCCTCCGCGATTCCGGATGCGTCGATGTGTGTCCGGTGGAGTGCATCGTGCCTGGGAAACCAGTCGACAAGTGGCCGTGGTATTACATCGACCCCGACACTTGCATCGACTGCGGTGCCTGTATCCCGGAGTGCCCTTATGAGGCGATTTTCGTCGAAGAAGAGGTTCCCTCGGATTACAGCGCCAGAGGCGGTGAGTACCAGAGCATGCCGGCTGGGGCGGACGGATTCGATACCGTTTACGACGGGGAGAATCACGGCGGTGAAGCAGTCCACCTCGAGCACACACGCGTTCTTGAGGCAGGTGCAGTAGTCGATCTCACGGCGGACATTCAGCCGAACTACGACTATTTCAGCGGCGGTCCAGGGTACGACGCCTTAGATTGACCGAAAGCGGATCATCGCGAGGGAGCCGAAAGGCTTCCTCTTTCTTTAGGGAATATCAGAGTAACTCTATCTAATAAGGAAGATATGAGCAAGTTTCTTATCTCTTCATTGCAAGCCGGTGGTTGAGAGTGTCTCCGAAAACACGCAGAGAATCCGATTCGCTGGGCGAGATTGACGTACCGTCCGAGGCGCTATACGGCGCTCAGACCCAGCGCGCCGTCGAGAATTTTCCGATCTCGGGGCTGCGTCCATGGCGTGCTTTCATCTGGTCGATGGCGACGATCAAGCGCGCGGCGGCCGCAGTAAACCGTCAATTGGGACTGCTCGACGCAGAGTTCGCCGAAGCGATAATCCGCGCGGCCGACGAAGTGATCGAAGGGAAGTGGGACGATCAATTCGTGGTAGATCCCTTTCAAGCCGGCGCCGGTACCAGCCACA
Encoded proteins:
- a CDS encoding redox-sensing transcriptional repressor Rex, which codes for MSASEVPDIVIARLPLYLRALTEMEAEGKSITSSQELGNRLGISSAQIRKDLSQFGEFGKQGTGYDIQFLMEQLQRILKVNRAWEVALVGVGDLGRAVAHYAGFLDRGFRIELAFDNDPLKIGQRIGPFTIYDSREMIPMIRDRGIRVAMLAVPAADAQGVADQLVEAGVQAILCYAPTSVSVPKKVRVSYIDPVLHLQHMTFYL
- the obgE gene encoding GTPase ObgE, giving the protein MFFDEAKIFVSSGRGGDGIVHFRREKYVPRGGPDGGDGGKGGDVILEVDGKLNTLSPFRRASHFKAEDGRRGGGSNQTGRNGEDVVIAVPPGTLVRKETSGDLLGDLLEPGERLTVAQGGRGGRGNARYATSRNQTPRMAEKGAPGEERWLLLELRLIADVGIIGVPNAGKSTLLSVVTNAKPKIADYPFTTLQPNLGVARMEGIDLVLADIPGLIEGAHSGAGLGFDFLRHIQRTKVLIHLIDGLSADPIADYSQINAELALFDRNLSQKPQILAVSKMDLPQVEERWPQLEEAFSAMGCHDVHPISSVNKRGLRELLFGAQRAVESVEAQPEGDEELPIYRAEPDSTQFEITHLGSGDWRVRGSAIERAAAMTYWEYDEAVRRFQHLLERLGIEAALREAGASEGDTIHIGEYELEWRE
- the nadD gene encoding nicotinate-nucleotide adenylyltransferase: MARMIGVLGGTFDPPHLGHLILAEFGRAALALDEVLWVLTPVSPFKLDRPITPLEHRLAMVAVVVADHTSFSLSRADIDRSPPYYAIGTMETLRQRYPDANLVYLMGSDSLRDLPRWHQSRRFVAACNSLGVMMRPGAGYDAAQLEKDIPGITGKLRFFDAPFVGISGHDIRQRVREGKTIRYVVIDQVLAYINEHILYAPESE
- a CDS encoding sulfurtransferase, giving the protein MKYSTFIRPDDILTHLDDPAWAIVDCRFDLNDKSAGERAHQEAHIPGAIYAHLERDLSAPLSGTNGRHPLPSAEEMAARFSQWGIDSRTQVVAYDSRGGGFAARLWWSLRYLGHENVAILEGGFPAWERDDFPTRKGTEKRDAAQFVADVRPEMRISVEELQADLDGYAQRLLDSRAPERYRGDEEPLDPIAGHIPGALNRFWASNLDENDWLLPEKMLFEGFSKLIGDKRPGDLVVYCGSGVTGCFNLLVMEHLGLTGARLLPGSWSEWCADPNRPVAVGPEP
- a CDS encoding DMT family transporter — translated: MTPMHGLLLGVLASSTASIFIRYAQVEASSMTIAALRLSFASLILTPFVLARYRRQLLHVGVRNWLLAFAAGSFLALHFATWISSLEFTSVASSVALVQTTPLFVAIFSPLLLKETVGRKVAAGLLISILGSMIIAASDACTWKAGLQCPSIATFIEAEAVRGDMLAIFGALGAAGYLLIGRKIQENLDLIVYIFLVYSTSAFWLLIAAFVSGAKLTAFSSGEPVASTIWAYIFLEETPPALRILGAVLVLMGIAVAAWRPPSAEKPGI
- a CDS encoding superoxide dismutase, whose amino-acid sequence is MSFQLPELAYSYESLEPHIDARTMEIHHSKHHAGYVKKLNAALEGHVDLQDKSIEELLADLNAVPESIRTAVRNNGGGHGNHSLFWRVMSPNGGGTPSGALKSAIDAGFSDFESFKALFSKTAAARFGSGWAWLVKNADGGLEVFSTANQDSPISSGQTPILGLDVWEHAYYLKYQNRRTDYISAWWNVVHWEEVAKLFAA
- a CDS encoding ferredoxin family protein yields the protein MTHIITSLCLRDSGCVDVCPVECIVPGKPVDKWPWYYIDPDTCIDCGACIPECPYEAIFVEEEVPSDYSARGGEYQSMPAGADGFDTVYDGENHGGEAVHLEHTRVLEAGAVVDLTADIQPNYDYFSGGPGYDALD